A single genomic interval of Zingiber officinale cultivar Zhangliang chromosome 4A, Zo_v1.1, whole genome shotgun sequence harbors:
- the LOC121972624 gene encoding uncharacterized protein LOC121972624 encodes MGKALTNVEVAGRLIKWATELGEYNIVYQPRTAIKAQALADFLTEIHQADSEETWKINVDGSATQQGSEVKVLLISPQEDILQIAVQLNFRATNNEAEYETLLAGLQAARHVGVARVIIYSDSQLVTQQVEKNFEINSDKLQVYWEVYEGMKETFKEVTESKIPRMENGRADELAKIASSLTTWVLDKSIAQTFLIAQIDLQNNMDEPIDWRAPMISYLQQGILPTDLEGARLVRKKAHAYTMIGDQLYKRAFSIPLLKCLSMEEADLVLREMHLGCCGSHVGGRTLARKVLLAGYFWPTLQKDAQRLVSTCLSCQKYHNLTYMPTSVLKTSIVSCPFDQWGMDIVGPFPMTYGQKRFLLVAVDYFSKWVEAEALARIIERGLKVKLDHVGEDWVKELQSILLTYRMTPQESTSLTSFHLVYENEAVVPIEIRVPLTRRMLYDEENAERRLAELDLISETHEQTTARGSHDKRPLLIQLPEGPYCTIIYGRHEAVPYLDAKLPRMEVGLLAQPSTFALSRPIYFQSCGDSRGSRASLG; translated from the exons ATGGGTAAGGCCCTTACCAATGTAGAGGTTGCTGgccggcttatcaagtgggcgaCAGAATTGGGAGAATATAATATAGTCTATCAACCCCGCACGGCTATTAAAGCGCAGGCCTTGGCTGATTTCTTGACAGAGATTCATCAAGCTGATTCCGAAGAAACTTGGAAGATAAATGTGGATGGATCGGCTACACAGCAGGGAAGCGAAGTCAAAGTTCTTCTAATATCCCCTCAAGAAGACATTCTGCAGATAGCCGTTCAGTTAAACTTcagagccactaacaatgaggcagagtatgagacTTTGTTAGCAGGGctacaggcagctcggcatgtgggagttGCCCGAGTAATCATCTATTCGGATTCCCAATTGGTAACCCAACAAGTAGAGAAAAACTTTGAGATCAATAGTGATAAGCTACAAGTATACTGGGAGGTTTATGAAGGAATGAAAGAAACATTCAAAGAGGTCACGGAAAGCAAGATTCCCAGAATGGAGAATGGCCGAGCTGATGAGTTAGCAAAAATAGCCAGCTCTCTAACCACATGGGTATTGGATAAATCAATAGCACAAACCTTTCtcatagctcagatagatctTCAGAATAACATGGACGAGCCTATTGACTGGAGAGCACCAATGATCAGTTATCTTCAACAAGGTATCCTGCCAACCGACCTCGAGGGAGCACGGCTGGTCAGGAAAAAGGCTCACGCTTACACCATGATAGGAGATCAGTTATATAAACGAGCATTTTCCATACCTTTACTCAAATGTTTAAGTATGGAAGAGGCGGATCTTGTCCTACGAGAAATGCACCTGGGGTGTTGTGGCAGTCATGTTGGAGGCCGAACGTTAGCCCGCAAGGTGCTGTTGGCTggctatttctggcctactttacagaaAGATGCTCAGCGGTTGGTGAGCACTTGTTTATCTTGCCAGAAATATCATAATCTGACGTATATGCCCACCTCGGTGCTTAAGACATCTATAGTTTCTTGCCCCttcgatcagtggggtatggatattgtgggacccttCCCTATGACATACGGCCAAAAGCGATTTTTACTTGTGGCAgtggactacttttccaaatgggtagaagccgaaGCCCTGGCCAGAATTATAGAAAGA GGATTGAAGGTTAAGTTGGATCACGTTGGAGAAGATTGGGTGAAAGAGTTGCAAAGTATTCTTTTGACCTACCGTATGACTCCCCAGGAGAGCACAAGCCTTACCTCGTTTCATCTGGTCTACGAAAATGAGGCGGTGGTACCTATAGAGATCAGGGTGCCTTTAACTAGGAGAATGCTATACGATGAAGAGAATGCTGAACGACGACTTGCCGAGCTAGACCTCATTAGTGAAACCCACGAGCAGACGACAGCCAG GGGGAGCCATGACAAGAGACCCTTGCTCATACAGTTGCCGGAGGGCCCCTACTGCACCATAATCTATGGACGTCATGAAGCGGTCCCCTACTTGGATGCCAAACTCCCGAGAATGGAGGTAGGCCTCTTGGCTCAGCCTTCAACGTTCGCTCTCTCCCGCCCTATATATTTCCAGAGCTGTGGTGACTCCCGAGGAAGCAGAGCGAGCTTGGGCTAG